The following DNA comes from Magnetofaba australis IT-1.
TGGGGACAGAGCAGGGGCGCAGCGTAAGCGTTATGCCGAATACTGGTTGCAATAAACGGCTTGTGCGCAGCCGATGGGAGGTTATCCACAGGGTTATCCACAGAATCATCCACAGAGTTGATGCGGCTTCGGCGTATCAGTGACGCAAACTCGGCGTATCAGAAACGCCAATTCGGCGTATCAGTGACGCTGTGGATAATTTAACATAATGATATCCAGATGTTATATGACCTGCGCAGAACCTTATCCGTTCTTTATCCCTCTATTATCCGTTTATTGTTGTAGAGAGGGGAGGGAACAGTGGCGTTTGAGAATGGCACCGTAAAAATGCATCACTGAAACAGCTTGGATCGTCCAAAAATGGCGGTCCAAAAATCCCTGAGGAGGCTACACTTTTGTGGACACCAAATTTAGGGGAGAATGAGACCCTCCAAGAATGAGGTGTCCGATGAGTCAAAGTCGCAGCAAGAGATATCCGGCGGAGTTCAAGCGCCGAGCGTTGGATCTGGTTGAGAGTTCAGATCTTCCGGTGGCTGAAGTCGCCAGGCAGTTGGATCTGAGCCCCAAGACGCTCTACAACTGGCGCTCAGCGGCGAGGGCGAGCCCCACTGCTGGGAAGAACTCCTCAAGCCAGAAGTGTGCTGGTTCAGCGGAAACATGACAACCGCCTAAGCCAAAATA
Coding sequences within:
- a CDS encoding transposase, coding for MSQSRSKRYPAEFKRRALDLVESSDLPVAEVARQLDLSPKTLYNWRSAARASPTAGKNSSSQKCAGSAET